Below is a window of Carassius auratus strain Wakin chromosome 50, ASM336829v1, whole genome shotgun sequence DNA.
AATTTATTAACAACATTGTAGCTCACAGTGGGTCTGTCTTTAATGGTCTACCTCAAAAATCAGTTTCCATATcgagaaaatgattttttttttttttttttttttacttccagaacccaACCGTTGCACTCAATTACTGTAGTAAGTATCTGACTGCTAAATATGGTAAATATCATGAGTATTCCAGGGAgaaatgcaataaatataatcaaataaataataagaaagtaATTCAtttgagtttggaatgacatgagagtgattaAATGTACCTTAATGTATTACAGGTATGCTGCAAccaatgcatttgtatttatttatgtccgTCCTCAGGTAATAAATGTCTCTTTCTCCCCTCCAATTAAATGGAAGAGGGGCGTCTCCTTTTCCCCCCACTTGTCCATATTTCCATGTGAAGAGATGGATGGAACAAATCCCATTCTTCTGGTTGAGTTAATTAGCTCCTCTAATGGTGCCTGTGCCGGGTCAAAGGGTTGTTGGCAGGTTGACACATTACCcacccagtgtgtgtgtgagagcgagttaGCCTCTTCACCTGTCTCTAAGAGCGGGCTCATTTCTCAGCTTGATGTTTGAGAGTTATCTATTCCAAGCCAATCCAACCAGAGAATAGAAGGTGGATGTCAGGGGGTCTGTAGTTTACTGTCGAAGAAGCAGACACTTTGTGATTCCTTAGGCTAAACTGCCACTGTTTGAAAAGATAATGACTTTTACTGTGCTATCATCTATTGGGAAATTACTGGCAAAGCCGAAAAAGGAGGCGGAGATAAGAACGAAAGATGGGAAAGAAGGGCTAAAAGATCCAGGTGTGTTCCACAATTTCTTTGAGAACCCACAATAATGCAAAGAAGGGAACCGCAGGAAATGTAGCTCTATTAGCATGCCAGTACTTGCTAAAAGCTGTCTAAAGTGACCTTAAACTTTTTCTCCTCCTACATCCTTTGATTGACATTTCTAATTTGATTCCAAGCCTCTGTGTTATTGCAGCTGGGCTGATGCAGATTCTTAACCTGAAGGCGCTTTAATTGTTTCCATGGCATTTAAGTGTACACAGCTGTGATGAATATTCTGAAGCACAATGGAGGGATGAGCAAATTGACCCTGAGTAAACAAATCAGACGACTTCTCACAGCCAATAGAAAAGGAGCGGAGGAAGTGCAGCTTGGAAAAGATGCGGTGGGCCTTTATGTTATAGGTGACTGAAGGGACAGCATAAATACTCACTCTCTAAGTAAAACGTTTAGTGAGTGGTTGCGACTAAAATGTCTAGTGAAACGAGTCTCTAAATTAATACTCTTATGTGAagtcaaatagaaaatattagcatttttgcAAACAGATTTTGGAGGTGCAATAATTGCAGTATAATGGATACACTTATGTTTTTGGCCCATGGTTTTATTCAAAGCAGCTTATATTCAAGATATACATACAATATGTGTGTTGAATGGGTCCAACTCcaaaaaagacacaaaagaaTCATAAAGTCTCAAAACAACTCATActgtattccaagtcttctaaacatactaaaaatatgtttgtttttttgtttaagaaaATTGCAGTTCGTTAGTTCAATTGTATGAAAGCATGAGAAGTAAtttggaccacttttatgatacttttatggttCTTGCAGGATATGCTTCAGGATATGCTTCAAAATGCAATGTTTGTGTCAATGTTATGCGTTTGGAAAAAATgagtgtgagtgaatgatgaATTTTTGATTTAGTGTGTAGTAATTCACAATATTCAACACTTGGCTTCTGCCGGAGAGTGAATCTGTAGAATTTGTAATGCACATGCCCATTAGATTCAACATGTCCATGCTATTTACTCTGTATTTTCTGAATTTTGCacagaaatgtaaaatgaaatggaTATAACGCATTagttaataagcaaaaatgacaattaaacacacacacacaataactatatatataacatttatttttagtgcaGTTGGACTGAGAGACATTTATTGTTAAATTTGCCAATAAAAATCCACTACAAATCCAATCGTCAGCTCAGTACTTCTTGTCATATACTTTGAATTAGTACCGCTACAAAAATAAGCTGcaaacttaataataaaaacattgctgTTATATCAAAACACATGGCATGTTTCATCTGCTATTGGCCCCTAGTGTCTCCGCTTGTCCGAGTGCCAGTATGCACTATGGGAAATGGGAGTTCATTATCTGGATCCGTTCGGTCCCCACACTAGAAACTAAATTTCTTCAATTGCCAGTGTGCCACAAGTGTATACCATCCTATAAAGCCTTTGTCTGATTGTTTAGTGGTTTATGCAGCATCTGTGAAGGTGCAATCCTCAGCGGCCACAGAAGCAATGACTGTTATTCGAGAAATTGAACTCTGAGATGACAAAATGTGTTTATACTGACACAACATATGCTCACGGTCAACACAGAGACATTGTGAGGGTGTGGAGGCACTCGTTTGAAGCTCGTCGTAACACTTCCGATTTAAACTTCTCACTGTGAAACATAACCAGCTTGAGCAGAACACAGCTTCCTCTGTTAAATCATCAGCAGCAACGTTATTTAACTTCACACAGTGCTGGAGAACAGACTGTGCCTTCTTGTCACCTGATTGTATTTACTGCAAGAACTCTATTATGTGTCTATATATATTGTCAACTTCTCCCAGTTTGGTCCACACATCCCTCGGCAGTGTTTGTGCAGGCTAAAAACGAGAAAAGAGAGGCGTTTTGTCACTGCGATCGTCAAATGCTAAACATTAGCTTTTGTGCTGTCATCCTACCTTTCGTGCCTGAGAGAGCCATGGGAACAGATTCTCACATTCACATGCAAATAGTCAGAAAAGCACGCATCTCTGTTTGGTGTGTGGATAAAATGGAtatccctctctccctctctccctctctccctctctctctctctgcaccttTCATCTTTTTTATCAGAAAAAGTTGTTGCTTCAAANNNNNNNNNNNNNNNNNNNNNNNNNNNNNNNNNNNNNNNNNNNNNNNNNNNNNNNNNNNNNNNNNNNNNNNNNNNNNNNNNNNNNNNNNNNNNNNNNNNNGGctgaaactaaattaaatttgacatttatttattttaaaatgctgactTTTGTTTCACTGTCCTTCCCCATCAGTATGACTCGGTGCACAATAACAATGCACCCTCTGACCTCACGCAGAAAGCAGATGCCACCGACAATAAAAAAGACGTTCATTATTCCAACattaatttgaaaaacaaacaccCATCTTCAATCCCCACAGATGAATATCCAACAGACAATACTGACACAGAGACTGTATACTATGCCACTGTAATGTTTCAAATAACAACATTGTTATTGCATTTGGTATGTTATTGTATTTGGTATGTTTAAATGGTATAATTGACTATTGCCCTTGCAGCTGATTTCGTACACTGTGATTTTTCTCATGATCATGTATTACTCCTTTTAtcgcaataaaataattacagtgCAAATCAATATTTGATGtccattcatttgttttttggtAAGTAGacatgcaataataaaataaaaataaataaataaaaaattcaaatgttatattattattagaaacaCCCTTCAGGGTAATGCCTCAGATTTTGATCTCTTTAAGacttataatttttatatcagtgtCAAGCACTAAAGTCCAGGTTACCCTGGATTCTCATGTTAGACCAATGAGCTGGCAGGAGTAGGAACACAACCGGTTGGTTGTGCTAAAAAACTGGTTAATCATACATTTAGAGATCAGTATTTGGCCAGCAAAGGCTTGACTTTAAAACAGACATGGTGTTTTTGCACAACCGCTGACCATGAGAACTGTTGTCATGGCCTTGACTATAGCCCTTGTGGGTAAGTAGCCTGCAATGCTGTTTTAAATGTCACCATTTGCATGGATAAAAGTATCATAATTTGCATGTcagaattttatattaaattaacattaaattaacttTCTCTGATATTTCAGCAAGTCAGCATGTGAATCTTGGTAAGCAAAGTGGTTAATCCTATTCTACTAGTGTGTTTACCAATGACAAAATAAGATTGTACTATGTGACTTATCTAAAATGCAATTTTGCACTTTTAGTCCCTGAGTTGGCAGGGACTCAGACTTATGTATACAAATATGAGGCTTTGCTCTTCAGTGGTCTTCACCAGGAAGGTCTGGCAAGAGCTGGCATTAAAATCAACAGCAAGGTTTCCATCAGGGCTGTAACTGAGAATACGTTCCTGCTTAAGGTGCCAGAAGATTTTAATGCCACGTGTACGCAGAGGTATGTGCTATTGTGTAAAATTATCAAATTATAACAACGCtaataagtgtttttgttttaatgttttacaatGTAACATCATTTAGGTTTGTATTGTTTATTAAACGTGAAATGCGACATTACATTGTTGTTTCATTGCTAAATGCTAGGCAGTGCTAGCTATAATGGTTACAACTTAAACATAGAGCGTTAAATAATTGCCAATTTCAGACCATCTCCTTTCCTTAGATGGAGTATGTAGTCAAATATAGAGTTAAAGTTGTTTATGTGTATTATCTTAGTAACCTGCAAGCTAATTGTTTCATATTGCATCTTGGGTATTATTTGTCACTACTAGGAAGGACACAGATAATGTAACTTGATGTTTGATTGATATCTTTTTTTGACAGATGTAAAACTATGTGGTGACACAATGTCCGCTTCACCTTGGAGATACTCCACCAGCAATGGTGTGGACCAAAATATCTTGTCAGCCACCAACGAAGAAACAAACACCACTTCTCATCAAGCTAAAAGACGAAGGAAAaagaataaactgaaaaaaatccaCAATTGAATTCCACGAAGTGTCATGTGAACAAAAAAGGGGAAGGAAAAGAAAGTCAGTTGAGCTTCTAGTAAACAAGACTGAGTGTGTTAAACATAGAGATGTTTTGGATTCTATGTCTGAACAGTCAAATCATGTGCAATTTAAAAGGCCCAGAATAACCTCTCATACACTGACTGGTGAAGCTGAGTCTGCAGTATCACTCAGTGACAGCTGGGAGGTGGATAGTGGCTTTTCGTCTGAATCCAGCCCTCCCACTAGTGGCAGGAGTTCACCATGCGTGGGAATCGACCACTCTAGGCTTGTAGCTATGGACTGTGAAATGGTCGGGACAGGACCTGGTGGGAAGTGTAATGAAGTGGCACGCTGTAGTATAGTAAATTATTATGGTAGTGTGGtgtatgataaatatattttacctCGGCATCCGGTCACAGACTACCGCACAAGATGGAGTGGCATTAGGAAACATCATTTACAACAGGCAGTGGCTTTTGAGGATGCTCAGAATGAGGTGAGGCGGCACTATATATAGCTGCACTGTATATACAAGTTCTGTTCGTGTGGATTTATTTggtctgctttaatttgatattgCATAGTAGTTTTTGAACAATAAGGCTTTTTCCCTGCTTGTATAAAGCCAGTAGTACAAATGTTTACATGCCAtgccaatattttttttgtatataaaaaaagctgAAGCTGTATTTGAAACTGAAGgtttattaatattgatttaaataaatgaaataagtaaGAAATAATagtaagttttaaaatatattaaacttgtACTAAGTATGGtacaatattttactttaaaaaaaaaatttcatttctacttttaaataacaaatgatagctgtttataaaaataaattctgtaatCTATAATATACTCAATGTTTGATTTAGATcaattaaatttgtatttctattttaaattgttaaatgttatactgtataatgttgttACCTTTTGTGAACAATTTATACCTTAAGTCACTGTTAAAACCTTaaacactgtataaaaaaaatatttaaaaaaatggattttggatagaaattatattgtttttattttaaagttgtgtgtgtgagagagtgtgtgtgtatgtatgtatgtgtctgtgtggaaATACttaaatttttgaaaatgttgatatcACCATTGTTGAGCTCTGCTTATAAATTGCTACTGTATTTCATAGAATATTGCTGAAATAACagtgctttttgtcttttttttttttttagattgttgaCATCCTCACAGGGAAAATAATTGTTGGCCATGCCTTATTTAATGACTTCTTGGTTCTTGACATCTCCATCCCACCACATTTGATTAGAGATACCTGTTCCTGCAGGGTGCTGCGAGAGTTGTATGATGACACCATTGGATCCAACGTCTCTTTGAAGAAACTTTCTTGGAAACTTCTCAATAGGACCATACAGGTAAGACACCAGAAAAGGTTGTTTCATGAGATAAAGTAGGAACATCCAGTTTAGTCTATATACCTTTTCTTTTTACCTGCTCCTTGACATTTACATACTGGATATTTCTTTTAGTCTGGTAGAATGGGTCATTGCTCTGTAGAGGATGCTCGTGCTGCCATGGACCTGTACAAGCTGGTAGAGGACCAGTGGGAAAAGGATTCATCCTGTCCCGACCATACTTCAAACTCCAGCAACTCCCTCGAGCACTACATGCAGGACCAGTACTGGCCAGAAAATATAATGGACTGCAGCCCATAAGACCAAGAGTTCTGATAATGATGCCAGCCTCAGTGCTGGGAACCATcttgtttaatgttatttaaacttCAAACTTGTTTAAACATGTTAACAGTCAGGAAGACAGTACATGGAAATTTTGTATAACTTTAGCACATTCTTGGAGttgaaaagtttatttaaataacttgAACTTTGACTCTATAAAAAACGATAATGTTTATTAAGGGATTTTACATGAATTTTGAATTTACACAGACTGTGTTTTAGGGAATAACTCCACTGTGAGTTTTCATTCGTATGATCAATGTTATTAAGGTGTAATGTGACACATTATGCTGCTAGTTAGCACTACAGTTCATGCTGTTCATCCAAAAAGAACTGTCACataaaaagttcaaataaaaaatataaaaatgcatcacTGGGCAACATTTCTGTAAAAAGTTAATCTCAAGCCAAGCAGGAAATTTGAGTGGCCAATTTGTACATGAGCAATATCTAAGTGAAAACTTTTATGCCCTCATGCAAAATTCCTGATTTACTGTTTTAATGACTGGGCTCAACCAAGAATATTCACTGAACAAGagtaaatgtgactgcacctcaaagggatagttcacatcaaaatgaaattaatgtcagttatttaccctcatgttgatccaaaactgttatgatttttttcttctccatatGGGGTgaataaatactatggaagtcagtgggtaCAGCTTCTCGTTGACTCTGATGGCCTTTTTGAAACCGCtttgacttttctttcttttctcgtATAATAGTTGTATTTTCaaggtgtacattttttttaactttgaatatagtattttggtttttaataaattgtaaagaCTATAGTATGATGTGAGCTCAAAATTGGCAGCACATGACaatgaaattgtgaaataatGGGTTGCCTTATAATTTGTCCTATAAATGTTGAAACAATTTACCTGCACAATAATGAATCATCAATTGTATTGTCTGTCAACTATGCTTTTACCCAATAGACGTAAAATAAGTCTGAGCAGCTCTGGTAGCACAGAGACAACCATTTGCTGCAATCACTGCTTCAGTAATACAGACCCGCAAATTCAAAGGCTAAATCCTGCTTTAAGGGATTATGGCCACTCCACCAATCAACATATCAGTGGGAAACTTTGCAGTGATGTTTGAGGGTGGATGAGGATAATTCTGGCTGCAAACCACTGGCTgcttacaaataaaattgaatttgaGGATtgatttacatttagcagatgttttaatccaaattaatttacaaatgaggacaataaaagCAGTCTAAACTAACAAAAGAGCAGTAATatttaagtgcacacacactaaGAAAAACAAGTCAATAGaatggaaaaaaatagaaaatttgaatagaaagtgctagagttagaggttCTAATAAAGATGGAACAGATTTGTTTTTAGTAATTACTTggagatggctaaggactcagctgcttggattgagttgggcgggtcattccaccaggagggaacctttaatgaaaaagtgtgaaagtgattttgtgccgctttgagatggcacaataatatgttgttcacttgcagaacgcaagcttctagagggcacataactgaagtaagaaagaaagtgaaatgacattcagccaagtatggtgacccacactcagaatttgtgctctgcatttaactcatccgaaatgcacacacacagagcagtgaacacacacacacactgtgagcacacacccggagcagtgggcagccatttatgctgctgagcagttgggggttcagtgccttgtggtattgaaggtggagagagaactgtacatgcactcccaccacccacaattccatccggcccgagactagaactcacaacccttcgattgggagtccaaccctctaaccattaggccacgacttcccctacaactgatttaggtaaaggggtgcagagacAGAGTCGTGGCTTTGTAGGCAAAcataaattatttgaatttaatgcAAGCAGCTACTAGTAGCCATTGCAAATTGATGAACAGATGTGTGACATGCATTCATTAAAGCTCATTAAAGATTAATCTTGCAGTGGCATTTTGGATTAATTGTAGATGTTTGATAGaagtggctggaagacctgccaagagagcattgcaatagtcaagCCTGGATAGAACAAGGAGATGTGTTGTATGTTTCtaaaagaaagggcctgatctttctggctgtttttgaaggagatATGGTTGATGAGCCTACTTGGATGGTGAAAGTGACGGGTTTGTTGAAACCACGAGCAGTTCTATTTTAGctaggttgagttgaaggtgatgatcTCTCATCcaacaagaaatgtctgttagacaagttgagatgtgagcagctatcatcgggatggaatgagaggtagagttgagtgtcatcagcatagcagtgatatgaaaagctaTGTTTCTGAATAATAGtacctagtgatgccatgtagacagagaagagaagtggtcgaagaactgagccctgaggcaccccagtagctaGATGTTGCAACTtagacacctcacctctccaagatatttgaaagacctatctgagaggtaagactcaaaccactggcgTACTGTTCCTGTGATGCCATTTTCCAATAGAGTTAACAAGACAATCTGGTGGTTCACCatatcaaaagcagcagacagatccagcaaaaTAAGTACAGAAGATTTGGAAGCCTTTCTTGCCATTCTTAGGGCTTCAGCAATTGAAAGCTAGGCAGTCTTGATCGAATGTCTACTTCTGaagccagactggttgctgtccatgaggttgttctgtgtgagaaagacagagacTTAATTTGAACTCAACtgattcaagtgtttttgcaatgaaaagtAGAAGGGAAACCATCTGTCGTTCTCTAAAAAAGTTGGGTTAAGAGTGGGTTTCTTATGAAGTGGGGTTAAACGAACCTGTTTAAATGTTGaaggaaaacaccagtgtgaaaTAATGTGTTAACGATGTGAGTgggcaggagaaatggcttgaaaaagatgagatggaataggatcaagtgaACAAGTAGTGGGATATTTTGAAAGGATGAGTTTAAGgccttctgcctcagagagtggaGGGAAGGATGAAAACAAGTTATGTTTTCTGGTAAGATGTGTTTTACAGTTTGTGGTGTGGCAAATTGTGTACTgatgtttgtaattttattaatgaagaatGTGGAAGTTGTCAGCTGTTAGAGCTGATGAAgaagggggaggaggaggacaaaggagggaggaaaatattttaaagagcaTGTGGGAGTTAGGTGAATTGGTAATTTTGTTGTGATactatgtccttttagcagtggagacaagCAGAGAATGAAGAGAGGAGTGATTGATATAGATTAAGGTCAGTAGGATTTTGTGATTTGCACTATACTCTTTCTGCAGCTCTGAGCTTAAAATGATGCTCGCAGAGAACATAAGATAGCCATTGGGGCAGAAGAGGTGGTAcgagctggcctggaagacaaggggcagacataagagtggagcagaaagtatcagtagcattATAACATCAAAAGATGATAACTGTTCAGGGGAAGGAAGCAAATATGAAAACATAGCAGATAGCTGGGAGAGTGAGTGTAGGTTACATCGAAAAATGACATGACAGTGATTTGAGCACTTTGTGATATAAATGGCCCAAACTCACTATCAATCCTCTACAGCAGGGGTTTCCAAAACCTTTTGATGCCAAGAACCCTCAAATATGATT
It encodes the following:
- the LOC113066875 gene encoding LOW QUALITY PROTEIN: apoptosis-enhancing nuclease-like (The sequence of the model RefSeq protein was modified relative to this genomic sequence to represent the inferred CDS: deleted 1 base in 1 codon; substituted 1 base at 1 genomic stop codon), with amino-acid sequence MSASPWRYSTSNGVDQNILSATNEETNTTSHQAKRRRKKNNXKKSTIEFHEVSCEQKRGRKRKSVELLVNKTECVKHRDVLDSMSEQSNHVQFKRPRITSHTLTGEAESAVSLSDSWEVDSGFSSESSPPTSGRSSPCVGIDHSRLVAMDCEMVGTGPGGKCNEVARCSIVNYYGSVVYDKYILPRHPVTDYRTRWSGIRKHHLQQAVAFEDAQNEIVDILTGKIIVGHALFNDFLVLDISIPPHLIRDTCSCRVLRELYDDTIGSNVSLKKLSWKLLNRTIQSGRMGHCSVEDARAAMDLYKLVEDQWEKDSSCPDHTSNSSNSLEHYMQDQYWPENIMDCSP